From a region of the Apibacter sp. B3706 genome:
- a CDS encoding peptidylprolyl isomerase, whose translation MEIDKQTYDGLQSGLYANIKTNKGDMLVKFFDHESPVTVANFIGLAEGKIPNDAKKPGEPFYDGIIFHRVIKDFMIQTGDPQGTGMGGPGYRFEDEKNDLKHTGTGILSMANSGPNTNGSQFFITEVPTPWLDGRHTIFGEVIKGLETVNVIASVKTGAQDKPIDPVIMEKVSIITKGDEYKNYDAAQFFKDNKDLISERNKKYLEEKQKQIAAKLDELKADMTETPSGLFYKINEKGSGAKAKSGDTVSVHYEGSLANGSVFDSSFARNEPIEFPLGKGMVIKGWEEGISLLNEGDKATFLIPPSLGYGAQGAGGGVIPPNAWLIFKVELVKAK comes from the coding sequence TTGGAAATAGACAAACAAACGTATGACGGGCTGCAAAGCGGTTTATATGCAAATATTAAAACCAATAAAGGAGATATGTTGGTTAAATTTTTTGATCATGAATCTCCGGTTACTGTCGCAAACTTTATAGGATTGGCAGAAGGTAAAATTCCTAATGATGCCAAAAAACCGGGAGAACCCTTCTATGACGGAATTATATTTCACAGAGTCATTAAAGATTTTATGATTCAAACCGGAGATCCTCAGGGAACAGGAATGGGAGGCCCGGGATACAGATTTGAAGACGAGAAAAATGATTTAAAGCATACCGGAACAGGAATTTTATCAATGGCTAATTCCGGTCCTAATACCAACGGAAGCCAGTTTTTTATAACAGAAGTACCTACCCCGTGGCTGGATGGACGACATACTATTTTTGGAGAAGTTATTAAAGGTTTAGAAACCGTTAACGTTATTGCTAGTGTTAAAACCGGAGCTCAAGATAAACCGATTGATCCTGTAATTATGGAAAAAGTTTCTATAATTACCAAAGGTGATGAATATAAAAATTATGATGCTGCACAATTTTTTAAAGACAATAAAGATTTGATTTCCGAAAGAAATAAAAAATATCTTGAGGAAAAACAAAAGCAAATTGCAGCCAAGTTGGATGAATTAAAAGCCGATATGACTGAAACGCCTAGTGGATTATTTTATAAAATTAATGAAAAAGGCTCAGGAGCAAAAGCAAAATCGGGTGATACTGTTTCCGTTCATTATGAAGGATCTTTAGCTAATGGAAGTGTATTTGATTCTTCCTTTGCAAGAAATGAACCTATTGAATTTCCTTTGGGCAAAGGAATGGTAATTAAAGGTTGGGAAGAAGGTATTTCATTATTAAATGAAGGCGATAAAGCTACCTTTTTAATTCCACCTTCTTTAGGTTATGGTGCTCAAGGTGCCGGAGGTGGAGTTATTCCTCCGAATGCTTGGCTTATTTTCAAAGTTGAACTTGTGAAAGCTAAATAA
- the pheS gene encoding phenylalanine--tRNA ligase subunit alpha, which yields MINTIKKYLEEVESFTSQKTEDVEQFRIKYLGKKGILNDLFQKFKEVPNENKKEFGQLINNLKQSVAQKINTLKENVGESANVGLQEDLTRPGLALNLGSRHPINIVKHKIINIFKKIGFSVADGPEIEDDWHNFTALNMSEYHPARDMQDTFFIEKNPDRVLRTHTSSVQIRYMEQNEPPIRILSPGRVYRNEDISSRSHCMFHQIEGLYIDTDVSFADLKQTLQYFTSELFGKSEIRMRPSYFPFTEPSAEVDVYWGLETETDYRITKGTGWLEILGCGMVDPNVLKNVNINPEKYSGFAFGMGIERIVMLMYQIGDIRIFTENDIRMLQQFKYEF from the coding sequence ATGATTAATACTATCAAAAAATATTTAGAAGAAGTAGAATCTTTTACTTCTCAAAAAACTGAGGATGTTGAACAGTTTAGAATCAAGTATTTAGGTAAAAAAGGAATTTTGAACGATCTGTTTCAAAAATTTAAAGAAGTACCTAATGAAAATAAAAAAGAATTTGGACAATTGATCAATAATTTAAAACAATCGGTTGCTCAAAAAATAAATACGTTAAAAGAGAATGTCGGCGAGTCTGCAAATGTCGGTTTGCAAGAAGATTTAACCCGTCCGGGACTAGCCTTGAATTTAGGCAGCAGACATCCCATTAACATTGTTAAGCATAAAATCATAAACATATTTAAAAAAATAGGTTTTTCAGTAGCTGATGGTCCTGAAATTGAAGATGATTGGCATAATTTCACCGCCTTAAATATGTCTGAGTATCACCCTGCAAGAGATATGCAAGATACTTTTTTCATAGAGAAAAATCCGGATAGAGTATTGAGAACTCACACTTCTTCTGTACAAATACGGTATATGGAGCAAAATGAGCCTCCCATTCGTATATTATCTCCTGGACGAGTTTACAGGAATGAAGATATATCGTCTCGATCTCATTGTATGTTCCACCAAATAGAGGGGTTATATATTGATACGGACGTATCCTTTGCAGATTTAAAACAAACCTTACAATATTTTACTTCAGAATTATTCGGTAAATCCGAAATTCGAATGAGACCTTCATATTTTCCCTTTACAGAGCCCAGTGCAGAAGTAGATGTATATTGGGGATTGGAGACAGAAACCGATTATCGCATCACTAAAGGAACGGGTTGGTTGGAAATTCTAGGATGCGGAATGGTTGATCCTAATGTTCTAAAAAATGTTAATATAAATCCTGAAAAATACAGCGGTTTTGCATTTGGTATGGGTATTGAAAGAATTGTCATGCTGATGTATCAAATTGGCGACATTCGAATTTTTACTGAAAATGATATACGAATGCTACAGCAATTTAAATATGAATTTTAA
- a CDS encoding thiamine pyrophosphate-dependent enzyme: MEKKVADQLVEILVDAGIKRIYAVTGDSLNELNRAIKKNGKIQWIHVRNEEAGAFAAAAEAELEGIACCAGSSGPGHVHLINGLYEANRANVPVIAIASTCGTREFGTDYFQETNITKLFDDCSVYNQIATLPEQAPRMLQRAIQNAISKKGVAVFGLPGDLESKPAEDILSSLKVYQNEPILRPSDKELQELADVLNEHDKVTIYCGIGASKAHKDLVKLAGKLKAPVGYSFRGKMGIQYDNPYEVGMTGLLGLPSAFQSMHEADVVLLLGTDFPYANFMPSNKKIIQIDERADRLGRRAKVDMGFCGKIEDTLSVLLPLIEEKQDDSFLKKQLKKYDKVKEDLDVYVKDPGKENLIHPEYVASVINNLTAKDAIFTVDTGMCCVWGARYIHATGERKMLGSFSHGTMANAMPMSIGASLSHPDRQIIAFCGDGGISMLLGDLATIYQYKLPVKLFVFNNRSLGMVKLEMEVDGIPDNETDMVNPDFAMIAMAMGFKGINVNKPEEVEGAVKEAFSTEGPVLVNVMTDPNSLALPPKIEWSQIKGMTTSMTKMMLGGNIKEVVDTIQSNIKHIKSLI; encoded by the coding sequence ATGGAAAAAAAAGTAGCAGATCAATTAGTTGAAATACTAGTTGATGCCGGTATAAAAAGGATTTATGCTGTAACAGGCGATAGTTTAAATGAGCTTAACAGGGCCATTAAAAAAAACGGAAAAATACAATGGATCCATGTTAGGAATGAAGAAGCCGGAGCCTTTGCTGCCGCAGCCGAAGCTGAATTGGAAGGCATTGCTTGTTGTGCCGGTAGTTCCGGACCCGGGCATGTACATTTAATTAATGGATTGTATGAAGCAAACAGGGCAAATGTACCTGTTATCGCTATTGCATCCACTTGTGGAACAAGAGAATTTGGTACAGATTATTTTCAAGAAACTAATATAACCAAACTATTTGATGATTGCAGTGTATACAACCAAATTGCAACATTACCGGAACAAGCCCCTAGAATGTTACAAAGAGCAATTCAAAATGCTATATCTAAAAAAGGCGTAGCCGTTTTCGGGTTACCCGGTGATTTAGAATCAAAACCGGCGGAAGATATTTTAAGTTCTTTAAAAGTTTATCAAAACGAACCTATTTTAAGACCATCCGATAAAGAACTACAAGAGTTGGCAGATGTTCTTAATGAACATGATAAAGTTACCATTTATTGCGGTATTGGTGCTTCTAAAGCTCACAAAGACTTGGTAAAACTTGCAGGTAAATTGAAAGCTCCTGTAGGATATTCTTTTAGAGGTAAAATGGGCATACAATATGATAATCCTTATGAAGTGGGCATGACCGGATTGTTAGGGTTACCTTCTGCTTTTCAAAGTATGCACGAAGCAGATGTAGTACTACTTTTGGGTACAGATTTTCCGTATGCGAATTTTATGCCTTCCAATAAAAAAATAATTCAGATTGATGAAAGGGCAGACCGTTTAGGCAGAAGAGCTAAAGTAGATATGGGATTCTGCGGTAAAATTGAAGATACTTTATCTGTATTATTGCCTTTGATTGAAGAAAAACAAGATGATTCTTTTCTTAAAAAACAGCTGAAAAAATACGATAAAGTTAAAGAAGATTTAGATGTATATGTTAAAGATCCGGGAAAAGAAAATTTAATTCATCCCGAATATGTAGCCTCAGTTATTAATAATCTAACAGCTAAAGATGCCATATTTACCGTAGATACCGGTATGTGCTGTGTATGGGGAGCGCGATATATTCATGCCACAGGAGAAAGAAAAATGTTAGGTTCTTTCAGTCACGGTACGATGGCCAATGCCATGCCGATGTCCATAGGAGCATCCTTATCTCATCCTGACAGACAAATTATAGCTTTTTGCGGAGATGGTGGTATTTCAATGCTTTTAGGGGATTTAGCCACTATATATCAATATAAATTGCCTGTCAAATTATTTGTGTTTAATAATCGATCATTAGGAATGGTAAAACTTGAAATGGAAGTGGATGGTATCCCTGACAATGAAACCGATATGGTAAATCCTGATTTTGCCATGATAGCAATGGCTATGGGCTTTAAAGGAATAAATGTCAATAAGCCTGAAGAGGTTGAAGGAGCTGTAAAAGAAGCATTTTCAACGGAAGGACCGGTTTTAGTTAATGTAATGACCGATCCAAATTCACTTGCTTTACCGCCTAAAATTGAATGGAGCCAAATTAAAGGTATGACAACTTCCATGACTAAAATGATGCTTGGAGGAAATATTAAAGAAGTGGTTGACACAATTCAAAGCAATATTAAACATATAAAATCCTTAATTTAA
- the aroC gene encoding chorismate synthase: MFNEFGKFIKLTTFGESHGPALGGVIDGFPAGLSVNFDEIQKELDRRKPGQSKIVTQRKEDDKVEFLSGIFEGKTTGQAIGFVIKNTNQKSNDYDHNTGIFRPSHADFTYFQKYGIRDHRGGGRTSARETANWVVAGALAKQLLSSISIHAFVSSVGEITLKKNIHELDLSQTESNIVRCPDWETAEQMIQKIAEIKKDGDTIGGVITCMIKNVPTGLGEPIFDKLSARLAQGMMSINAAKGFEIGSGFAGTRLKGSEHNDIFTQGGKTLTNNSGGIQGGISNGMDIVFKVAFKPVATIMKEQQTIDENGNVCSIKGKGRHDPCVVPRAVPIVEAIAAFILADFWLMNKVRKM; the protein is encoded by the coding sequence ATGTTCAACGAATTCGGTAAATTTATTAAGCTTACTACCTTTGGTGAAAGTCATGGACCGGCACTGGGAGGCGTAATTGATGGTTTTCCAGCAGGATTATCCGTTAATTTTGATGAAATACAAAAAGAATTGGATCGCAGAAAACCCGGACAATCGAAAATTGTAACTCAACGAAAAGAAGACGATAAGGTAGAGTTTCTTTCCGGCATTTTTGAAGGAAAAACAACAGGACAAGCGATTGGATTTGTTATTAAAAATACCAATCAAAAATCCAATGATTACGATCATAATACCGGTATTTTCAGACCTTCACATGCAGACTTCACTTATTTTCAAAAATATGGAATCAGAGACCATCGAGGCGGGGGGAGAACCTCAGCAAGGGAAACAGCTAACTGGGTTGTTGCCGGAGCTTTAGCTAAACAATTACTATCCTCAATATCTATCCATGCATTTGTTTCTTCAGTAGGGGAAATTACTTTGAAAAAGAATATCCATGAACTGGATTTAAGCCAAACGGAATCTAATATAGTCCGATGTCCTGATTGGGAAACTGCTGAACAAATGATTCAGAAAATAGCTGAAATTAAAAAGGATGGTGATACTATTGGCGGAGTCATAACCTGTATGATTAAAAATGTTCCAACGGGTTTAGGCGAACCGATTTTTGATAAATTATCTGCCAGATTGGCTCAAGGAATGATGAGTATAAATGCAGCTAAAGGTTTTGAAATTGGCAGCGGCTTTGCAGGTACTCGATTAAAAGGTTCTGAACATAATGATATTTTTACTCAAGGAGGAAAAACACTGACGAATAATTCGGGAGGTATACAAGGGGGAATATCCAACGGTATGGATATTGTTTTTAAAGTTGCCTTTAAGCCGGTTGCTACCATTATGAAAGAGCAACAAACGATAGATGAAAACGGAAATGTATGTTCAATTAAAGGGAAGGGAAGACATGATCCTTGTGTGGTTCCCAGGGCGGTTCCTATTGTAGAAGCTATTGCAGCTTTTATTTTGGCTGACTTTTGGTTAATGAATAAAGTTAGAAAAATGTAA
- a CDS encoding thioredoxin family protein has translation MDSIKLENYWDKGVSYNEYKDIIEIQAKEGLLSKNEDIKKLAEYTRLNLSRIHRNDKTLVLDESVSSGLKKISRKIHILVISEGWCGDAAQIVPVVNKICESSKRLDMRIFFRDQDELLINQYLTNGGKAIPIVIFIDAETSEEIAHWGPRPKPCAPFLKKYKTDPENYTHDDFAKDIQGFYNKDKGRTISEELLEKILQ, from the coding sequence ATGGATTCAATAAAATTAGAAAACTATTGGGACAAAGGGGTGTCTTACAATGAATATAAAGATATTATAGAGATTCAAGCAAAAGAAGGTTTACTTTCTAAAAATGAAGATATTAAAAAACTTGCTGAATACACACGTTTAAATTTGAGCCGAATACATAGGAATGATAAAACGCTCGTATTGGATGAATCAGTGAGTTCGGGCTTGAAGAAAATTAGTCGTAAAATTCATATATTAGTCATATCCGAAGGATGGTGTGGAGATGCAGCGCAAATAGTGCCGGTAGTCAATAAAATTTGCGAATCATCCAAGAGGCTGGACATGAGAATTTTTTTTAGAGATCAAGATGAATTATTGATTAATCAATATCTTACTAATGGAGGAAAGGCAATTCCCATTGTAATTTTTATTGATGCGGAAACTTCCGAAGAAATTGCTCATTGGGGGCCTAGACCTAAACCTTGTGCACCTTTCCTAAAAAAATATAAAACAGATCCTGAAAACTATACCCATGATGATTTTGCAAAAGATATTCAAGGATTCTATAATAAGGATAAAGGCCGAACCATTTCAGAAGAATTGTTAGAAAAGATTTTACAGTAA
- the ychF gene encoding redox-regulated ATPase YchF, which produces MKCGIVGLPNVGKSTLFNCLSNAKAQSANYPFCTIEPNVGTVSVPDLRLNKLEELVVPERVVPAVVEIVDIAGLVKGASKGEGLGNQFLANIRETHAIIHVLRCFQNDNITHVEGTIDPVRDKEIIDIELQLKDLETIEKKLDKSKRAAKAGNKEEQQIVSVLEKLRAFIEEGKNAREFETDSISEPIIAELQLLTFKPIMYVCNVDEKSAKEGNEFVEKVKEKVKNEKAEVIVLAAQIEADISELETYEERKIFLEELNLEEPGVNRLIRQAYKLLNLQTYFTAGVKEVRAWTIEKGWTAPQAAGVIHSDFEKGFIRAEVISYQDFVTYGSEAKVKEAGKLSVEGKEYIVNDGDIIHFRFNV; this is translated from the coding sequence ATGAAATGTGGAATTGTTGGTCTACCCAATGTAGGGAAATCTACTTTATTTAATTGTTTATCTAATGCAAAAGCACAATCGGCTAATTATCCGTTCTGTACCATCGAACCGAATGTAGGTACAGTTTCTGTGCCTGATTTAAGGTTAAATAAACTTGAAGAATTAGTAGTGCCGGAAAGGGTAGTGCCTGCCGTAGTGGAAATAGTAGATATTGCCGGTTTAGTTAAAGGTGCCAGTAAAGGAGAAGGTTTGGGAAATCAATTTTTAGCTAATATCAGAGAAACCCATGCAATAATCCATGTGTTGCGTTGTTTTCAAAATGATAATATTACCCATGTTGAAGGAACTATAGATCCGGTTAGAGATAAAGAAATTATTGATATTGAGCTGCAACTTAAAGATTTGGAAACCATTGAAAAAAAATTGGATAAATCTAAAAGAGCAGCTAAAGCAGGAAATAAAGAAGAGCAGCAAATTGTGTCTGTGTTGGAAAAGTTGAGAGCTTTTATTGAAGAAGGTAAAAATGCACGAGAATTCGAAACAGATTCTATTTCAGAGCCGATTATTGCAGAATTACAACTCTTGACCTTTAAACCTATCATGTATGTGTGTAATGTAGATGAAAAATCAGCAAAAGAGGGCAATGAATTTGTTGAAAAGGTAAAAGAAAAGGTAAAAAACGAAAAGGCGGAAGTGATCGTATTAGCGGCTCAAATTGAGGCAGACATTTCTGAATTGGAAACCTATGAAGAGCGTAAAATATTTTTAGAAGAATTAAATTTAGAAGAACCGGGAGTAAATCGCTTGATTCGCCAAGCATACAAACTCTTAAATTTACAAACTTATTTTACTGCCGGAGTTAAAGAAGTTAGAGCTTGGACAATTGAAAAAGGATGGACAGCTCCTCAAGCTGCCGGAGTAATACATTCTGATTTCGAAAAAGGATTTATTAGAGCTGAGGTTATTTCCTATCAAGATTTTGTAACTTACGGATCGGAAGCTAAGGTTAAAGAAGCCGGAAAATTATCAGTTGAAGGTAAAGAATATATCGTTAACGATGGGGATATTATTCATTTCCGATTTAATGTTTAA
- the rplS gene encoding 50S ribosomal protein L19, whose amino-acid sequence MEPLIKYVQDKYIAKKEFPKFGAGDTLTVYYEIKEGNKTRTQYFKGVVIQVKGTGATKTFTIRKMSGDVGVERVFPINMPALQNIEVNRRGKVRRARIYYFRDLRGKKARIKDARVK is encoded by the coding sequence ATGGAACCATTAATTAAGTACGTACAGGATAAGTACATCGCAAAAAAAGAATTTCCAAAATTTGGAGCCGGGGATACCCTAACTGTTTATTACGAAATTAAAGAAGGTAATAAAACTAGAACCCAGTATTTTAAAGGGGTAGTTATTCAGGTTAAAGGAACCGGAGCAACCAAAACATTCACTATCAGAAAAATGAGCGGTGATGTAGGGGTTGAAAGAGTTTTTCCTATTAATATGCCTGCGCTTCAAAATATTGAAGTTAACAGAAGAGGAAAAGTACGTAGAGCAAGAATTTACTATTTTAGAGATCTACGCGGTAAAAAAGCAAGAATTAAAGATGCTAGAGTTAAATAA
- a CDS encoding helix-turn-helix domain-containing protein: MEIDKRIATLIEILGLTSGEFADKINVQRSSISHITSARNKPSLDFLERTLSVFPEINSEWLILGKGKPLKSQLENNKKESLDLENKTVQEQPSPTLFSLDEIDQKQKDSSYSNSVNTIQAPENRVKENSQTEDQIIKNSILQKTKNNKKKIEKILIIYEDHTFEVFEN, translated from the coding sequence ATGGAAATTGATAAAAGAATAGCTACACTCATAGAAATATTAGGTTTAACATCAGGAGAATTTGCAGATAAGATAAATGTCCAACGATCGAGTATTTCGCATATCACTTCTGCTCGAAATAAACCTTCATTAGATTTTTTAGAAAGAACTCTATCAGTTTTTCCTGAAATAAATTCTGAATGGCTCATTTTAGGAAAAGGAAAACCTTTGAAATCTCAATTGGAAAATAATAAAAAGGAAAGTTTAGATTTAGAAAATAAAACGGTTCAGGAACAACCATCCCCTACACTCTTTTCTTTAGATGAAATAGATCAAAAACAAAAAGATTCTTCATACTCTAATAGTGTTAATACTATTCAAGCGCCTGAGAATCGCGTAAAAGAAAATTCTCAGACAGAAGATCAAATAATTAAAAATTCAATCCTGCAGAAAACGAAAAATAACAAGAAAAAAATAGAAAAAATCTTAATTATATACGAAGATCATACGTTTGAAGTATTCGAAAATTAA
- a CDS encoding M14 family zinc carboxypeptidase: MSAEFKIFDLNENLSIEENFKNRYVNPSELSDFLMKNYKSLLTEIGRSELNKPIYKLTLGKGPKNILLWTQMHGNETTGTLSCLDLLKFFESENNCSHEILSKFTLDIIFMLNPDGAEIWTRRNRLGIDINRDFLAVSSIEMQILKKTASEKKYDLAFNLHDQRTIFGVEGKKEPATLAFLSPSESVDRKVTETRKKSMGLIADIYQEISKLLPNKISRFTDEFYPRSVGDNFQKLGIPTILFEGGHFPKDYYRQITRRYFTLSLITALYYASVKDEWQKGYELYNEIPNNSLSFFDIIYRNVRIREDKKETVDIGIQYVEKITKGENELSFIAKIEDIGDLTFMYGHEEIDADGRCIVFADSAIQFPKIGILADFKLDEWIIVNGKKLDSFA, translated from the coding sequence ATGTCTGCAGAGTTTAAAATCTTTGATTTAAATGAAAATTTAAGTATCGAAGAAAATTTTAAAAATAGATATGTAAACCCTTCGGAGCTTTCCGATTTTTTAATGAAAAATTATAAAAGTTTACTTACAGAAATTGGAAGATCGGAACTTAATAAACCTATATATAAATTGACTTTAGGAAAAGGACCTAAAAATATATTACTATGGACCCAAATGCACGGGAACGAAACAACGGGTACCTTAAGTTGTCTAGATTTGCTTAAATTTTTTGAAAGTGAAAATAATTGCTCTCATGAAATTCTCAGCAAGTTTACCCTCGATATTATTTTCATGTTAAATCCGGATGGAGCTGAAATTTGGACACGAAGAAATCGTTTAGGAATTGATATTAATCGGGATTTTTTAGCCGTTTCATCAATAGAAATGCAAATATTAAAAAAAACTGCAAGTGAAAAAAAATATGATTTAGCGTTTAATCTACACGATCAAAGAACTATATTCGGAGTAGAAGGAAAAAAAGAACCGGCTACACTGGCTTTTTTATCGCCATCGGAATCGGTTGACAGAAAAGTGACTGAAACCCGAAAAAAATCGATGGGATTAATAGCTGATATTTATCAAGAAATTTCAAAACTTCTACCTAATAAGATATCAAGGTTTACCGATGAATTTTATCCAAGATCAGTCGGTGATAATTTTCAAAAATTAGGAATTCCTACTATATTGTTTGAAGGAGGGCATTTTCCCAAAGATTATTATCGTCAAATAACCAGACGATATTTTACATTATCGTTGATTACTGCTCTATATTATGCCTCTGTTAAGGATGAATGGCAAAAGGGGTATGAATTATATAATGAAATACCTAATAATTCTTTATCATTTTTTGATATTATATATAGAAATGTACGCATACGTGAAGATAAAAAAGAAACAGTTGATATTGGTATACAATATGTAGAAAAGATTACTAAGGGAGAAAATGAACTTTCATTTATTGCCAAAATAGAAGACATTGGAGACCTTACATTCATGTATGGACATGAAGAAATTGATGCAGATGGAAGATGTATCGTTTTCGCGGACTCTGCCATACAGTTTCCTAAAATAGGCATCTTGGCTGATTTTAAATTAGATGAGTGGATTATTGTAAATGGAAAAAAATTGGATTCATTTGCTTAG
- the trxB gene encoding thioredoxin-disulfide reductase gives MTENTDILETIIIGSGPAGFTAAIYAARAEMNPLMITGLELGGQLTTTTEVENFPGYPDGITGPEMMIQLQKQAEKFGTQVIIDTVSEVELGKNVGDIHIVKTISGKEFKTKTIIISTGASAKYLGKDFEKTYRGGGVSACATCDGFFYRGKNVVVVGGGDTAAEEATYLAKICKTVYMLVRKDYLKASKIMQDRVDLTSNIVLMYNTELQDLKGDNNLVSQAVVIDNLNNEEKVLDVDGIFIAIGHKPNTEIFKGKLEMDETGYLHVKPFSTETNIPGVFAAGDVADKKYRQAITAAGAGCMAALDAEKYVSSLDHH, from the coding sequence ATGACAGAAAACACAGATATATTAGAAACTATTATTATAGGTTCCGGTCCTGCAGGATTTACGGCTGCAATTTATGCTGCCAGAGCCGAAATGAATCCTCTTATGATCACCGGTTTAGAATTAGGAGGACAGCTAACGACTACCACCGAAGTTGAAAATTTTCCCGGATATCCCGACGGGATTACCGGTCCTGAAATGATGATTCAGTTACAAAAACAAGCCGAAAAATTCGGTACACAAGTTATCATCGATACCGTATCAGAGGTTGAATTAGGAAAAAATGTAGGAGACATACATATTGTAAAAACTATATCGGGAAAAGAATTTAAAACTAAAACTATTATCATTTCAACGGGTGCAAGTGCAAAATATTTAGGTAAAGATTTTGAAAAAACCTATAGAGGAGGCGGAGTTTCTGCTTGTGCCACTTGTGACGGATTTTTTTACAGAGGTAAAAATGTGGTAGTTGTAGGAGGCGGAGATACGGCAGCTGAAGAAGCAACGTACTTAGCAAAAATATGTAAGACTGTTTATATGCTTGTACGTAAAGATTATTTAAAAGCTTCTAAAATTATGCAAGATCGAGTAGACCTCACCTCTAATATTGTACTTATGTATAATACCGAATTGCAAGATTTAAAAGGCGATAATAACTTGGTTTCTCAAGCCGTGGTTATTGATAATTTAAACAACGAAGAAAAAGTATTGGATGTAGACGGAATATTTATTGCTATCGGACACAAACCCAATACCGAGATATTTAAAGGTAAATTGGAAATGGACGAAACCGGATATTTACATGTTAAGCCATTTAGTACAGAAACAAATATTCCGGGAGTTTTTGCGGCGGGTGATGTTGCCGATAAAAAATACAGACAAGCAATTACTGCCGCAGGAGCAGGTTGTATGGCTGCTTTGGATGCAGAAAAATATGTATCGTCCCTAGATCATCATTAA
- the recR gene encoding recombination mediator RecR: MNYPSKILEKAVEEISQLPGIGRRTALRLALHLLDIPEIQADNLSKSISQLVHEIKHCKLCNNLSDTEICTICANPYRNEKIICVVEDVRDVMAIESTQQFNGKYHVLGGRISPMEGVSATDLCINPLIERVKEQGTEEIIFALSATIEGDTTMFYLYKILNDPHIKFTAIARGIGVGDELEYTDELTLIRSIQNRVPYKQGIK, translated from the coding sequence ATGAATTATCCCAGCAAAATATTAGAAAAAGCAGTTGAAGAAATTTCACAACTTCCGGGTATTGGTAGGAGGACGGCCCTACGTTTAGCCTTGCATTTATTGGATATACCTGAAATTCAGGCAGATAATTTATCAAAATCAATTAGTCAGTTAGTACATGAAATAAAACACTGTAAACTGTGCAACAATCTATCGGATACTGAGATCTGTACCATCTGTGCAAATCCGTATAGAAATGAAAAAATTATCTGTGTGGTTGAAGATGTAAGAGATGTAATGGCTATAGAAAGTACCCAACAGTTCAATGGAAAGTATCATGTATTGGGGGGAAGAATTTCTCCTATGGAAGGAGTCAGCGCAACCGATTTGTGTATCAATCCGCTAATTGAAAGAGTTAAAGAACAGGGAACAGAGGAAATTATATTTGCATTAAGTGCTACTATAGAAGGAGACACAACCATGTTTTATTTATATAAAATATTGAATGATCCTCATATAAAATTCACGGCAATAGCAAGGGGAATAGGAGTAGGTGATGAACTTGAATATACAGATGAGTTAACTTTAATACGTTCCATACAAAACAGAGTACCTTATAAACAAGGGATTAAATAG